The Thermobifida halotolerans sequence GATCGGCCACCGGTCTCACTCCTCGGTCTTCAGGGCGGGCAGCGTCCGCTCGATCTGGGTCCGGTTGGGCTCCAGCCACGGCGGCAGCCGGAGTCTGCGGCCGAGTTCCAGCAGCGGCTCGTCGTAGTCGAATCCGGGGCCGTCGGTGGCGATCTCCAGCAGCACCCCGCCGGGCTCGCGGAAGTAGACGGAGGTGAAGTAGGAGCGGTCGCGCACCTCGGTCACGTTCACCCCGTCGTCCAGCAGGCGCTGCCGCCAGTCGAGTTGGGCCTGCTGGTCGGGGGCCCGGTAGGCGACGTGGTGCACGGTGCCCACGGCCACCTGGCCGAGCCGGGCGGTGGGCATGGCGACGACGTCCACGACGGTGCCCACGGCCTGTCCCGCCGCGCCGGTGCGGAAGCGCAGGCGCGCGCCGTCCTCGGCGGCCAGGGTGAAGCCGAGTCGGTCCTGGAGCATGGCGGCGGTCTGCTCGTGGTCGCGTTCGGTGAGGGTGACCGCGCGGATGCCGCGGATGGCGTGCTCGACCGGGACCCCGCCGCCGTCCCACGGGTCGGTGTCGTGGTGGTCGGGACCGGCTACCAGTTCGAGGAGCAGGCCGTCGGGGTCGCGCAGACTCAGCACGTCCTCCTCCAGCCGCTCCTCCGGCCTGCTGGAGGGCACGCCCAGCCGCGCCAGGTGCTGCTGCCACCAGCCGATCGATCCCTCGGGCACGGAGAAGGAGGTGACGGTGGCCTGGCCCGCCCCGATCCGCCCCCTGGGCGCCTCGGGCCACGGGAAGAAGGTCATGATGGTGCCCGGGTTGCCCGCGCGGTCGCCGTAGTACAGGTGGTAGGTGTCGGGGGCGTCGAAGTTGACCGTCCGTTTGACCAGCCGCATTCCCAACACGGTGCGGTAGAAGTCCGCGTTGGTCTGCGGGTCGCCGGCGATCGCGGTGACGTGGTGGATTCCTGACGGCCGCACGGTCATGGCAGCGTCCTCGCTTCCGTTCGTTCGGGTTGCACACCGAAAAACAGTTGAAAGTTAAACCTTATTTCGGTGGGGCGCCACCCCGACAGCCCGCGGACACGACGAGGCCCCCACCGTCGTGTCGGCGGGGGCCTCGTGGCGATGTCGATCATGGGCCGCCCGGAGAGGACCTCGGGCCGGTCTCCCGGCCACCCTTCCGGCGGCGGGCGCGACCGCGGCTCAGTCGTTTCGAGGCTTGATGGCGGCCGCGATCGCGGCGCGCTCGGCACGCAGTTTGGCCAGCGCCTCTTCCAGGATGGCCTGGCCGTCGGCGTCGCTGCGCCGCTCCTTCACATAGGCCAGGTGGGTCTTGTAGGGCTCGGTCTTCGGAGGCGCCGGGGGGTTGTCAGGGTCCTTCCCGGCGGGGAAGCCGCAACGGGGGCAGTCCCATTCGTCGGGGACCTGAGCCTCGTGCGAGAAGCTCGGAACCACTTCGTGCTTGTTGGCGCAGTAGAACGCGACACGAATCCGCGGCGCCGCCTCACCGCGCTCGGCCTCGCCCATCGGGCCGGCGCCGACGCGACTGCCGCGGATGGCACTGCCACTACCCACGAAAAACTCCTTCAGCGTGATGGGCCCCGGGCGGGAGAAGATCCGTCGCACACTCCGTGAGACACCAGACGCCGAGCGCGCGTGCCCGGGGCGTGCGAGCGCAGGGTCACGCCCCCTGTTGGAGGATGAGCAGGCCGAGCGCGACGATGCCGACGATCCAGACGAGACCGGTGGCGATGGTCAGCCGGTCGAGGTTGCGCTCGACCACCGATGACCCTCCCAGGGAGGAGGTGACACCGCCGCCGAACAGATCGGACAGGCCACCACCTTTGCCCTTGTGGAGCAGCACCAACATGATCATCAGCACGCTGACGACCATCAGGGCAATGGACAGACCGACGATAATCACATGCTCACCCGTAACTCGACCCCAACGAGGGGGAATTCAAACGATCTGGAATCCCGTCCGCTTCCGCACCGCCCGAGGGGAAAGCGAAAACTCCGGACAGGGTATCGGGAACATTACCTGATTTTACCCCCGACACTGTAGGCCCCGGAGCACCCCGCCGCGAAAGTCGTCCCCGCGGTCGCGTGTCGGCGGGCCGCCGCCCGGCGCGCCCGCCGACACCGTCGGCGCTCAGTCCTGCGTTCCGGCGCGGACCAGACTGACGAACTCGTCGGCCTTGAGGCTCGCCCCGCCGACGAGGGCGCCGTCGACGTCCTCCTTGGCCATGATCGCGGCGACGTTTCCGCTCTTGACCGAACCGCCGTAGAGGATGCGGACCTGCTCCGCGGTCTCGGACGAGTACAGCTCACCGATCCGGCCGCGCAGCGCCGCGCACACCTCCTGGGCGTCCTCGGGGGTGGCGACCTCTCCGGTGCCGATCGCCCACACCGGTTCGTAGGCGATGACCAGGCGGCGGACCTGCTCCTCGGTGACGCCCTTGAGCGCGCCCTCCAACTGGGCGAGGGTGTGCTCGACCTGGCGGCCCGCCCTGCGGACCTCCAGGCCCTCGCCCAGGCACAGGATCGGCGTGATGTCGTTGGCGAAGGCCGCCCTGACCTTCGCGTTGACCACCGCGTCGTCCTCGTGGTGGTACTCGCGCCGCTCGGAGTGCCCGGCCAGCACGTAGGAGCAGCCGAGCTTGGCCAGCATCGGCCCCGACACCTCACCGGTGTAGGCACCCCTGTCGTGCTGGGAGATGTCCTGGGCGCCGTAGGCGATCTGCAGCTTGTCGCCCTCGACGAGGGTCTGCACGCTGCGCAGCGCCGTGAACGGCGGCAGCACCGCGATGTCCGCGGCGTCGAAGTCGGCCTCGTTGAGGGCGAACGCCATCTTCTGCACCAGGGCGATGGCCTCGAGGTGGTTGTTGTGCAGCTTCCAGTTGCCCGCGATCAGCGGCTTGCGCTTGGCGGTTGCCATGGGTCTCCTAGTCCTCCAGTGCCGCGATGCCGGGCAGGGTCTTTCCTTCGAGGTACTCCAGGCTGGCGCCGCCGCCGGTGGAGATGTGTCCGAACGCCTTCTCGTCGAAGCCGAGCGCCCGCACGGCCGCCGCCGAGTCGCCGCCGCCGACCACGGTGAACGCGTCGGAGTCGGCCAGCGCCCGGGCCACCGCGCGCGTGCCGTTCGCGTACGGCTCCATCTCGAACACGCCCATCGGGCCGTTCCAGAACACGGTCGCCGCGTCGGCCAGCTTCGCGGCGAACAGTTCCGCCGAGGCCGGTCCGATGTCCAGCCCCATCCGCTCGGCGGGAATCCTGTCGACGGCGACCACGTCGTGCGCCGCGTCGGCGGCGAACTTCTCGGCGGCCACCACGTCGACGGGCAGGACGAACTCCACACCGCGCTCCTCGGCGCGGCGCAGGTAGCCGTTGACGGTGTCGATCTGGTCGCGCTCCAGCAGGCTGGCGCCCACCTCGTAGCCCTTGGCCGCGAGGAAGGTGTAGGTCATGCCGCCGCCGATGAGGATGCGGTCGGCGGTGTCGAGCAGGTTGTCGATGACGCCCAGCTTGTCGGAGACCTTGGAGCCGCCCAGCACCACCGCGTAGGGGCGGTCCGGGGACTCGGTCAGCCTGCGCAGTACGTCGACCTCGGTGAACACCAGGCCGCCCGCGGCGTGCGGGAGGCGCTTGGGCAGGTCGTAGACGCTGGCGTGCTTGCGGTGCACCGCGCCGAAGCCGTCGCCGACGTACAGTTCGGCGAGCGCGGCGAGCCGGTCGGCGAACGCGCCGCGTTCGGTGTCGTCCTTGCTGGTCTCCCCCGGCTCGAACCGCAGGTTCTCGACCAGCGCCACCTCGCCGTCGGCCAGTTCGCGGCTGACCGCGAGGGCGGCCTCGCCCGCGGTGTCGGAGGCGAAGCGCACCCGCGTGCCCAGCAGTTCGCCCAGCCGGACGGCGACGGGACGCAGCGAGTAGGCGGGGTCGACCTTGCCCTTGGGGCGGCCCAGGTGGGCGCCGACGATCACGCGGGCGCCCCGCTCGCGGAGCTTGGTGATGGTGGGCAGGCTGGCCCGGATACGGCCGTCGTCGGTGATGCGGTCACCGTCGAGCGGCACGTTGAGATCGGCCCGGACGAAAACGCGCTTGCCCGCGACGTCGAGGTCCTCGATCGTCCGCATGTCTACTTCTCTTTCTGGAAGCGGTCTACATGGGCGGCGACGCCCCCCTCGGCCCCGCGAGGGCCGGTGGTGAGGGCGTCGCCGGTGCCGTGGGCGGCGTGTGTCAGAGGTTGGAGCCGACCAGCTTGGCCAGGTCGACGAGGCGGTTGGAGTAGCCCCACTCGTTGTCGTACCAGCCGACGACCTTGACCTGGTTGCCGAAGGCCATGGTGAGGCTGGCGTCGAAGGTGCAGGAGGGCGGGGTGCCGACGATGTCGGAGGAGACGATCGGGTCCTCGGTGTAGAGGAGCACGTCCTTGAGCGGGCCCTCGGCCGCGGCCTTGAACGCGGCGTTGACCTCCTCCTTGGTGACCTCGCGCTCCAGGGTGACCACCAGGTCGGTGACGGAGCCGTCGGGAACCGGAACCCGCATCGCCAGACCGTCCAGCTTGCCCTGCAGCTCGGGCAGCACCAGCGCGGTGGCCTTGGCGGCACCGGTGGTGGTGGGGATGATGTTCTGCGCGGCGGCGCGGGCCCGGCGCAGGTCCTTGTGCGGGTAGTCGAGGATGACCTGGTCGTTGGTGTACGCGTGCACCGTGGTCATGAGGCCCTTGGCGATGCCGAAGTTCTCCAGCAGGGTCTTGGCCATCGGCGCAACGCAGTTGGTGGTGCAGGAGGCGTTGGACAGGACGTGGTGGTTGGCCGGGTCGTACTTGTCGTCGTTGACGCCCATGACGACGGTCAGGTCCTCGCCCTTGGCCGGGGCGGAGATGATGACCTTCTTGGCGCCCGCCTCAAGGTGCTTCTTGGCGTCCTCGGCCTTGGTGAAGAAGCCGGTGGACTCGATGACGACGTCCACGCCGAGCTCGCCCCAGGGCAACTGGGCGGGGTCGCGCTGAGCGAGCGCCTTCATGGTGACGTTGCCGACCGTGATGCTGTCCTCGCCGACCTCGACCTCGCCGGGCAGGGTGCCCAGCACGGTGTCGTACTTGAGCAGGTGGGCGAGGGTCGCCTTGTCGGTGAGGTCGTTGACGGCCACGATCTCGACATCGCTGCCCTCGGCGGCCTGGACCGCGCGCCAGAAGTTGCGGCCGATACGTCCGAATCCGTTCACGCCTACACGGATGGTCACGGAAACCATTCTCCTCACGTGTCGTCTGCGTCGTCGACGCTGGCTTCCGACGCACCACGCGCCGGATTGCGGAAAACAGTGTGCGTTGGGATGGGGCGAGCCTACCGTCTGCGCCCTCAGCCGCCGGAGTCGGCTCGACCACGGAGCGCCGGTTGCCCCTTCGATGCCAATACTGGCACCTTCACACACCAGAGGTATAGACCATTAGATCGTATTTTTTGCCCTCGTACACCATCGTTTCCGCAGTTCGTGAAAGTGTGGGCGACCAGAGGAAACCATTCACACTTTATTACGAGCGCATTAACGAGGTTTCTTGGCGTGCCGCTCGGCTCCGGCCGCCACCGTGCCCGCCGCAGCCCCCTCCCGCACCAGCCGCCGACCGCTTCCTGTGGTCATCCTCACATCAGGGTTTGAGCGTGTCGGCGCTCGTCCTCACATCAGGGCACGAGCATGTCGGGAGTCAGGTTGGCCTCGGTGTTGGGGATGCCCAGATCCGCTGCGCGCTTGTCCGCCATGGCCAGCAGGCGCCGGATCCGCCCCGCGATGGCGTCCTTGGTCAACGGCGGGTCCGACAGCTGCCCCAACTCCTCCAGGGAGGCCTGCTTGTGCTCCAGACGCAGCTTGCCCGCGGCGACCAGGTGCTCGGGGGCGTCGTCGGCGAGGATCTCCAGGGCGCGCTCCACCCGGGCGCCCGCGGCGACCGCGGCACGGGCGCTGCGCCGCAGGTTCGCGTCGTCGAAGTTGGCCAGCCGGTTGGCGGTGGCCCGCACCTCGCGGCGCATCCGCCGCTCCTCCCACGCCAGCACGCTCTGGTGGGCGCCCAGCAGGGTCAGCAGCGCGCTGATGGAGTCGCCGTCGCGCACCACCACCCGGTCCACCCCCCGCACCTCGCGGGCCTTGGCGTGCACCTTGAGCCGCCGCGCCGCACCCACCAGGGCCAGCGCCGCCTCGGGGCCGGGACAGGTGATCTCCAGGGACATGGACCGCCCCGGCTCGGTGAGCGAACCGTGCGCGATGAAGGCGCCGCGCCAGGCCGACTCCGCGTCGCAGGCCCCGCCCGCCACCACGTGCCGCGGCAGGCCGCGGACGGGACGGCCGTTGCCGTCGATCAGCCCGGTCTGGCGGGCCAGGCTCTCACCGTCCCTGATGACCCGGACCACGTAGCGGTTGCCCTTGCGTAGACCACTGGGGGCCAGCACCACCACCTCGGACTCGTGCCCGAAGACCTCGGAGACGTCCTTGCGCAGCCGCCGCGCGGCGGCTCCGGTGTCGAGTTCGGCCTCGATCACGATACGTCCGCCGACCAGGTGCAGCCCGCCGGTGAAACGCAGAATCGTCGAGACTTCCGCTTTGCGGCAGCATGGCTTGAGAACGGTCAGCCGGCTCAACTCGTCCTTCACCACGCCGGTCATCGCCATGGATGCGGCCCCTTCCCCCTGTAGAACGCACACGTGCGCGCCGCGGCCAAGCAGCGCCCTTCGTGGCAGACTACTTGCCAGCGCGGCCAACTCCATGCCCTCTGCGCGTGTGTCCGGTTCCTTGACCGATCCGACACCCCCGCACTTTCTCGAACCTTTGCGGCCAGGATCGCTCAGTCGGCGAATATCTGATCGAAGGCGACCGCGAAGCGGTCCGGATCGTGCCGGGGGGAGCCGTCGTCGACGGCCAGGTCGGCCAGCACCAGCCGCGCTCCCAACTCCGCGGCCACCCGCTCCAACCGGACCGTGTCCTCCACCCCCTTGCGGTCGGCCAGCACCACGTCCACCCGCAACTCGGGCGCGTGGTCGGCCAGCACCTCCAGGTAGGTGTGCGCGGCGAACCCGTCGGTCTCGCCCCGCTGGGGCGACAGGTTGAGCGCGACCACCCGCCGCGCCCGGGTGTCCACCAGCGCCCGCGCCAGGTCCGGGACGAGCAGGTGCGGCAGCACACTGGTGAACCAGGAGC is a genomic window containing:
- the whiA gene encoding DNA-binding protein WhiA; the encoded protein is MAMTGVVKDELSRLTVLKPCCRKAEVSTILRFTGGLHLVGGRIVIEAELDTGAAARRLRKDVSEVFGHESEVVVLAPSGLRKGNRYVVRVIRDGESLARQTGLIDGNGRPVRGLPRHVVAGGACDAESAWRGAFIAHGSLTEPGRSMSLEITCPGPEAALALVGAARRLKVHAKAREVRGVDRVVVRDGDSISALLTLLGAHQSVLAWEERRMRREVRATANRLANFDDANLRRSARAAVAAGARVERALEILADDAPEHLVAAGKLRLEHKQASLEELGQLSDPPLTKDAIAGRIRRLLAMADKRAADLGIPNTEANLTPDMLVP
- a CDS encoding RNA polymerase-binding protein RbpA, which encodes MGSGSAIRGSRVGAGPMGEAERGEAAPRIRVAFYCANKHEVVPSFSHEAQVPDEWDCPRCGFPAGKDPDNPPAPPKTEPYKTHLAYVKERRSDADGQAILEEALAKLRAERAAIAAAIKPRND
- a CDS encoding phosphoglycerate kinase — protein: MRTIEDLDVAGKRVFVRADLNVPLDGDRITDDGRIRASLPTITKLRERGARVIVGAHLGRPKGKVDPAYSLRPVAVRLGELLGTRVRFASDTAGEAALAVSRELADGEVALVENLRFEPGETSKDDTERGAFADRLAALAELYVGDGFGAVHRKHASVYDLPKRLPHAAGGLVFTEVDVLRRLTESPDRPYAVVLGGSKVSDKLGVIDNLLDTADRILIGGGMTYTFLAAKGYEVGASLLERDQIDTVNGYLRRAEERGVEFVLPVDVVAAEKFAADAAHDVVAVDRIPAERMGLDIGPASAELFAAKLADAATVFWNGPMGVFEMEPYANGTRAVARALADSDAFTVVGGGDSAAAVRALGFDEKAFGHISTGGGASLEYLEGKTLPGIAALED
- the secG gene encoding preprotein translocase subunit SecG → MIVGLSIALMVVSVLMIMLVLLHKGKGGGLSDLFGGGVTSSLGGSSVVERNLDRLTIATGLVWIVGIVALGLLILQQGA
- the tpiA gene encoding triose-phosphate isomerase, with amino-acid sequence MATAKRKPLIAGNWKLHNNHLEAIALVQKMAFALNEADFDAADIAVLPPFTALRSVQTLVEGDKLQIAYGAQDISQHDRGAYTGEVSGPMLAKLGCSYVLAGHSERREYHHEDDAVVNAKVRAAFANDITPILCLGEGLEVRRAGRQVEHTLAQLEGALKGVTEEQVRRLVIAYEPVWAIGTGEVATPEDAQEVCAALRGRIGELYSSETAEQVRILYGGSVKSGNVAAIMAKEDVDGALVGGASLKADEFVSLVRAGTQD
- the gap gene encoding type I glyceraldehyde-3-phosphate dehydrogenase; the protein is MTIRVGVNGFGRIGRNFWRAVQAAEGSDVEIVAVNDLTDKATLAHLLKYDTVLGTLPGEVEVGEDSITVGNVTMKALAQRDPAQLPWGELGVDVVIESTGFFTKAEDAKKHLEAGAKKVIISAPAKGEDLTVVMGVNDDKYDPANHHVLSNASCTTNCVAPMAKTLLENFGIAKGLMTTVHAYTNDQVILDYPHKDLRRARAAAQNIIPTTTGAAKATALVLPELQGKLDGLAMRVPVPDGSVTDLVVTLEREVTKEEVNAAFKAAAEGPLKDVLLYTEDPIVSSDIVGTPPSCTFDASLTMAFGNQVKVVGWYDNEWGYSNRLVDLAKLVGSNL
- a CDS encoding VOC family protein, which encodes MTVRPSGIHHVTAIAGDPQTNADFYRTVLGMRLVKRTVNFDAPDTYHLYYGDRAGNPGTIMTFFPWPEAPRGRIGAGQATVTSFSVPEGSIGWWQQHLARLGVPSSRPEERLEEDVLSLRDPDGLLLELVAGPDHHDTDPWDGGGVPVEHAIRGIRAVTLTERDHEQTAAMLQDRLGFTLAAEDGARLRFRTGAAGQAVGTVVDVVAMPTARLGQVAVGTVHHVAYRAPDQQAQLDWRQRLLDDGVNVTEVRDRSYFTSVYFREPGGVLLEIATDGPGFDYDEPLLELGRRLRLPPWLEPNRTQIERTLPALKTEE